GCCGTCGATTCGCGGATCGCCAGCTTTGTCGGTAAAATTCGCTCGGCACGCCAGTTAGGGCGATCTGCGTCGTCGACGTTAACGCCCTCCAGCACAAGCCGCACCGCTTCTTCGCCGATTCGTTCGAACGGCTGGACGACGGTCGTCAACGCCGGTGTGGTGAGCTTGGCAAACTCGAGGTCGGCATACCCGACCACCGACAGGTCGTGCGGGATACGTAATCCAAGCCGCGCCGCGACCCGGAGGACGACCATTGCGATGTAGTCGGTAACGCAGAAGACGGCCGTCGGACGGTCGGGCCGCGACAGCAACGCCTCCGCTGCGGCCGCCGCACTGACGGGGTTGAAGCCGCCGCGCGCGACGAGCCATTCTTCGGCATCCAGCCCCATCTCGCGCACGGCCGTGCGGTAGCCCTGCTCGCGCTCGATGGCCGAGACGACGTTGGGGCCGGCCATGAAACCGATGCGCCGGTGGCCCAGTTCGGCCAGGTGGCGCATCGCGTCGATCGCCCCGCCGACGTTGTCGTTGTCCACCCGTCCACCGATGCTCGTCGTGCA
The DNA window shown above is from Tepidisphaeraceae bacterium and carries:
- a CDS encoding LacI family DNA-binding transcriptional regulator, with amino-acid sequence MPQRSDLPPAQDAPARSTKPTPKATTKSIADVLGLAQSTVSMALRRHPEISVQTQDLVLETADRLGYSGNAIARAMVTGRTHVLGLLLGYEIFEHVGLMLSGALAEANNAGYLIKIFRLCGTGDIQQPLRQCIEHRVDGMILHCLGPEKLREAEAVLRARNIPIVAMEGCTTSIGGRVDNDNVGGAIDAMRHLAELGHRRIGFMAGPNVVSAIEREQGYRTAVREMGLDAEEWLVARGGFNPVSAAAAAEALLSRPDRPTAVFCVTDYIAMVVLRVAARLGLRIPHDLSVVGYADLEFAKLTTPALTTVVQPFERIGEEAVRLVLEGVNVDDADRPNWRAERILPTKLAIRESTATVPAPSGSTR